One Triticum dicoccoides isolate Atlit2015 ecotype Zavitan chromosome 5B, WEW_v2.0, whole genome shotgun sequence genomic window carries:
- the LOC119307353 gene encoding protein ACCELERATED CELL DEATH 6-like, giving the protein MESGGKAPSGPPKDKEAKPAVVQQHPKLLMAARKGHWTPLNVLMGNSGAGATPPAVHAVPPGGLINIVIDDEQADVVDNSATTITLDVELNNVLHVVASSGDGDEFLESARGIYCKAKHLLDARNKKGDTPFHCAARAGMLKMVTHLICLAKAEGGDDRVKAALRKQNEQGETALHAALRLSDKETVRAMVHELWVADPELTRFPLASGTSPLYLAVSLGREDIAEGLHEQDPGLSYSGPNGQNVLHVAVLRSTSMTKNVLKWNNHLSKQGEQTNGSTPLHFAASCGFLETVKCLLDAEESLAYQCDNKGSFPIHEAVKEKQVSVVCTLLKICPDCAQLRDAEGKTFLHVAAKQGYAKLFPPVLQVLLQEKQMFAAIMNMQDDDGNTGLHLAVEAGILETVCFLLWDKEVMLNLSNNERETALDLSQRMRTPGVLFGLGRRVSIHKLLVHADAQYGVHSKTRIPELNEEKEEKRISDSTQTIGVVSALLVTISFAVAFTIPGGYRTDDDPKVDNIKGGMPVLVTSHSLQAFIIANNLALLCSAMATISLMYAGVTTVDISMRMKAFVMSIFFLNSSARTLAAAFALGMYATLVPAAGAAVTLTVIGTTITLLDVAWFTYMTSKDQLVLRKRMGVGVALKWFALLVLRGVLACLWPYVIIAGFLAYITLWSK; this is encoded by the exons ATGGAGTCGGGGGGAAAAGCACCTTCCGGGCCGCCAAAGGACAAGGAGGCAAAACCAGCGGTGGTGCAGCAGCACCCCAAGCTGCTGATGGCCGCCCGAAAGGGCCACTGGACACCGCTAAATGTTCTTATGGGCAATAGCGGTGCCGGCGCCACTCCGCCGGCGGTTCATGCAGTCCCGCCCGGAGGCCTCATCAACATCGTCATCGATGACGAGCAGGCCGACGTCGTTGATAATTCTGCAACGACGATCACCTTGGACGTGGAGCTGAACAACGTCCTCCATGTCGTGGCGTCCAGTGGAGACGGTGACGAGTTCCTGGAGAGCGCGAGGGGCATCTACTGCAAGGCCAAGCACCTCCTGGACGCACGCAACAAGAAGGGAGACACGCCCTTCCATTGCGCTGCCAGAGCTGGGATGCTGAAAATGGTCACTCATCTCATCTGTCTGGCGAAAGCTGAGGGCGGCGACGACAGGGTGAAGGCAGCACTGAGGAAGCAGAACGAGCAGGGGGAGACGGCTCTCCATGCGGCCCTCCGCTTGTCGGACAAGGAGACGGTTCGGGCAATGGTCCACGAGTTATGGGTCGCGGATCCAGAACTGACTCGTTTCCCTCTTGCAAGCGGCACGTCGCCACTGTACCTGGCCGTCTCGTTAGGGCGTGAGGATATTGCCGAGGGACTGCATGAGCAGGACCCCGGGCTCTCCTACTCTGGACCAAATGGACAAAACGTCTTGCATGTTGCCGTTCTCAGGAGCACAA GTATGACAAAAAATGTTCTGAAATGGAACAATCACCTCAGCAAACAAGGGGAACAAACAAATGGGAGCACACCTCTACATTTTGCAGCCTCATGTGGGTTTCTTGAAACAGTAAAGTGTCTACTAGACGCTGAGGAATCTCTTGCATATCAGTGCGACAACAAGGGGTCATTCCCCATACATGAGGCGGTTAAGGAAAAGCAAGTCAGTGTAGTTTGCACCTTGCTCAAAATTTGCCCGGACTGCGCCCAGCTACGTGATGCCGAGGGCAAGACCTTCCTCCATGTAGCTGCCAAACAAGGCTACGCAAAACTATTTCCTCCTGTTTTACAGGTTTTATTACAAGAAAAGCAGATGTTTGCAGCCATCATGAATATGCAGGATGATGATGGCAACACTGGGTTGCACCTTGCTGTCGAGGCCGGAATTTTAGAAACTGTGTGCTTTTTACTGTGGGACAAGGAAGTTATGTTAAATTTATCAAATAACGAGAGGGAAACTGCACTGGATCTTTCACAGCGCATGCGGACCCCAGGTGTCCTTTTTGGTTTG gGCCGACGGGTTTCGATCCACAAACTTTTAGTGCATGCTGATGCTCAGTACGGTGTTCATAGTAAAACCCGCATCCCTGAACTAAATGAGGAGAAGGAAGAAAAAAGGATCTCGGATTCGACACAGACCATTGGCGTTGTGTCAGCGCTACTCGTGACGATTTCCTTTGCGGTAGCTTTCACCATACCCGGAGGCTATCGAACAGATGATGACCCTAAGGTCGATAATATTAAGGGCGGCATGCCGGTGCTTGTCACAAGCCACTCTCTTCAGGCATTCATTATCGCCAACAACCTGGCGTTGCTCTGCTCCGCCATGGCCACCATCAGCCTCATGTACGCCGGAGTGACCACTGTCGACATCAGCATGCGCATGAAAGCCTTCGTCATGTCCATTTTCTTCCTCAACAGCTCAGCCCGAACGCTGGCTGCGGCGTTTGCGTTGGGCATGTACGCGACGCTGGTTCCTGCGGCTGGCGCAGCAGTTACTCTTACGGTTATAGGCACCACTATCACGCTGCTTGACGTTGCTTGGTTCACGTACATGACATCCAAGGATCAGCTAGTGCTTCGGAAGAGGATGGGTGTTGGCGTGGCCTTGAAATGGTTTGCGCTTTTGGTCCTACGTGGGGTGCTGGCGTGTCTCTGGCCG